The DNA window ATGCGGGAGACCATTGGCGCCGCTCTGAAACGCCTTGGCTACTCGTTGAATACAAAAGACGAGAAGAAGATCAACGAGGCAAAACAGACGTTGATTAAGCAGAAGAAACTGCTAAAGACGTACGATTCGTCGAACTTCACGACCAACCTGATCAACAAGCAGGCGAGCCCCGTACACGGCTGGTCCGGTGGGGTGTTTCAGGCATATTGGGAGACGAATAAGAATGGATCGTCACCCATCGGCTATACAGTTCCGAAGGAGGGAGGAGTCATCTGGGTCGATAACGGAGCGGTCACCAAGGACGCGAACCACCCGAACGCAGCGTACGCGTTCATCAACTACTATCTCAACGCAAAAATCGGCGCACGCATCACGAACTACACCTACTACGGAAGTCCGAACAAAGCGGCCGAGAAGAACATCAACAAAGACATCCTGAACAACAAGAGCATCTACCCCGATTCAAAGACGATGAAGAAACTCGAATACATACGAAACATCGGTCAGGCGACGACGAAATACAACGAGGCCTGGACCGAAATCAAGAACGCATAACATGACGGAATACGATGTGCGACTCGACGGAATCACCAAGCGATTCGATGATGTCGTTGCGGTCAACGACGTGAGCCTCGACATCGAATCGGGGAAGTTTCTCACCCTCCTTGGACCGTCGGGATGCGGAAAAACGACGTTATTACGCTGTATCGACGGATTCGAGACCCCTACCAAGGGTGACGTGTATATTCGCGGGCAACGGGTCAATGGCATCCCGCCGTTCGAACGCGATACGAGTATGGTGTTCCAATCGTACGCCTTGTTCCCCCATATGACGGTGGGGGAGAACGTCGCGTTCGGACTCGAGATGCAGGGACTACCATCGGGCGAAACCCGGTCGACGGACGGTGGATCCACGTCGAATAGTAGTCTCAGCACATCTTTCAAGCGGCTTCTCAAACGGACCGGGAGCGAAGAAGTCGACGCTCGGGTTGCAGAAGCACTCGAACTGGTCGAACTCCCCGAATATCAGGATCGGAAGATAAGCGAACTTTCCGGTGGGCAACAACAGCGTGTCGCCCTCGCCCGTGCATTGGTTACCCAACCGACGGTATTATTGCTCGACGAGCCGCTCGGTGCGCTCGATTTGAAGCTCCGAAAGAACATGCAGGTCGAGCTAAAGAACCTCCAAGAAGAGTTGGACACCACATTCGTCTATGTGACACACGACCAGGAGGAGGCACTGACGATGAGCGACGAAATCGCCGTGATGAACGACGGTCATCTCGAACAGTTGGGGTCTGCAACGGAGATTTATGAGGAGCCCGAGACGGAGTTCGTCGCGGACTTCATCGGAGAAACGAACCTCATCAGGGGAAGTTACGAGGAGACGGCGAACGGCGCAGTCATCGAGCGTAATGGCCTTTCGTTTAGAGTACCGCGTAATCCCGACGCCGAGGGAACCGTTTCGTTCGCAGTTCGACCAGAGAAGATCCGTCTCGGCACGGATGCTCGTGAACTGGACAACTCCTTTGAGGGGAAAGTGAACGAAGAGATTTACAAAGGCAATCTAGGCAAGTTCGTCGTAGAGCTCTCGAACGGCCAAGAGCTTACCATGGATATGCAAATAACCGACCGTAGTGAATATCTCTCGACCGGGGAAACCGTGACGGTCGGGTGGTCGGCAGATAATGCGGTCGTGTTGACGAGATAACACACCCGCCAGCAGAACAATCATCGAAAGCAGATCAGCATCCAATGACAGAGTATACTGACTCACTTAGAGCAAATCACGAATCGGCCATTGAAAACGCAACCGACGGCGTAACGTTCGGCATCATCGTTGACGGCGAAACCAGCCACACGGCAGCCGAAGAGACGTTTCAGCCGGCCGACCCGGCAATCGCGGCACCGATCGCGGAAGTGGCACGCGGTCGAGATGCAGATGTCGATGCCGCGGTAGGGGCCGCCACCGAGGCGTACGAGGGGGAATGGGGTGATACAACACCATTGGAACGCGGTGATATCATCCGAGAATGGACGGCAGTCCTTCGCGACCACCTCGATGACCTCGCACTCCTCGAAACACTCGAGGTCGGAAAACCGCTTTCATCCGCCCGTGCCGACATCGAGACGGGCCTCGATTTCTTCGAGTACTATGCCGCAGCGGCTGTTGGAGAGGAAGGATCGGTACCGCCCGTCGGCGACGACTCATTCGCGTACGTTAGTCGAGAGCCCTACGGCGTAACCGGCCAAATCCTCCCGTGGAACTATCCTGTTCTATTGATGGGCTGGAAGGTCGGTGCTTCCCTCGCGGCGGGGAATACGTCGGTGACGAAACCCGCAGAGCAAGCACCGCTCGCAGTAATTCGAGCGGCTCAACTCGCACAAGGTATTCTTCCCGATGGCGTATTGAACGTCGTTCCCGGATTCGGTGACGAAGCCGTGCGGCCGTCGCCAGCCACGATGGCATTCGAAAAGTGTCATTCACCGGCTCGGTACCCGTGGGTCAAGAAGTCATGCGGGCGGCTTCGGACGACGTCACACCCGTCACGCTAGAGCTGGGCGGGAAAAATCCCTTTGTGGTGTTCCCCGACGCTGATGTGGAAGCGGCTGCACGGACAGCAGCCGTTGCGGGGCTCTATAACAACGGCCAATCGTGCGATTCGGGGACCCGTCTCCTCGTCCATCGAGAGATAAAAGATGAGTTCCTCGACTACTACCTCGACGCTGTCGAAGCTCGAACCATCGGCGATCCCCTCCAAGGCGCGAACCAAGGACCGCTCTGCTATGCGGACCATCGGGAGAAGGTAGAGAAGTACGTCGAACTCGGTCGAGAGGAAGGAGCAACGATCCTTACCGGAGGAAACCGTCCGGATGATGATGAACTCAATGACGGCTACTACTTCGAACCGACCGTCTTCGGGGACGTTGACCCTGAGATGAGAATCGCACAGGAAGAGGTGTTCGGACCGGTCCAATTCGTTCTCGAGTTTTCGTCGTATGAGGAGGCTATCGAGATTGCAAACGACGTGACCTACGGTCTCACCGCAGGAGTATTCACACAGAACGCCTCCCGGGCGCATCGAGCGGCCGCAGAAATCGCGGCAGGAAGCATCTGGGTGAATCAGTACTTCGGTACCGTCCCCGGAACGCCGTTCGGTGGCTTCAAACAATCCGGTATCGGTCGGGAGTGTGGAAAAGAGGCGCTCACGGAATACACACAGAGTAAATCCGTTCACCTCGCTCTCGAAGATCCAACGTTCTGAGCGGTATCGGTGGAACGATCGTACTTTTGTGATCGTTGTGAGGCGAGGAGCTTTTTCGAACAATGAATTCGGAACCGCACCCACAATTCCGAAATCTTTCCGCTATAGACTCTCCATTCCGGAAAGATTTTTGGTGCATGTGGCCATTTGATAGAGTGACTCACGCATGAGACAGCTATACATCGATGGAGAGTGGGTCGACGCCGCGTCCAACGAGGGCATCGACGTCGATTCACCGGTTACGGGGGAGGTCATCGATACCGTCCCCAGTGCATCCGTACAGGATGTACGAACGGCAGTCGATGCCGCCCGCCGTGCGGAACGCGAACTCGAGGAGATGACCGCGTTCGAACGTGCGGCGGTGCTCGACGAGGTAACCGATTACTTCGAAGCACACGAGGACGAAATCGCCGAACTCATCACGCGCGAAGAGGGTAAACCACTCCACGAATCCTACGAGGAGACCGAATACGTCATCGAATCGAGTGATGACTACGGACACGATGCGATCCGGTTGTTCGGCGACGTCGTCCCATCGGAGTTCAGGGGACGATTTGCATACACGCAACGTGAGCCGTACGGTCCGTGTGCGGTCATTAGCCCGTGGAACTTCCCCCTCGAAGTTCCCGGTGGAAGCATTTATTCGGCCATTGCCACCGCGAATCCGGTCGTGTTCAAGCCCGCCGAGGAAACACCGCTGACCGCCTACCACATCGCGGAGGCGTTCGACCAGTCGAGCCTTCCTAACGGCGCTTTCAATCTCATCACGGGGGCGGGCGAAACCGGTGCAGAATTGGTCGGACACCAAGACATTCGACTCATCGCATTTACCGGTAGTACCGAAGTTGGGCAACAAATCGCCAAGACCGCCGCAGAGCGCAACGCTCAGTGCCTGCTGGAGATGGGCGGAAAGGATCCGATTCTCGTCCTCGACGACGCCGATGTGGATCACGCCGCTGAGAGTATCGTTGTGGGGAGCAACTGGAACGCAGGGCAGGTGTGCTGTGGGACCGAGCGTATCATCACGACCGAAGGCGTTCACGATGCGTTGGTCGAAGCCGTCGTAGAGAAAACGGAGGCCCTCACGTTAGGCGACCCCTTTGAGGAGGGGACAGACATGGGACCGATGGTGAGCGAGCGGATTCAACAGAAGGTCAAAGACCACGTCGACAGCGCGGTACACCAAGGAGCCCAACTCTTGGCTGGTGGTGACACTGACGGCCTGTTCTACACCCCTACGGTGTTGGACGATGTGACTGAAGAGATGGATATCGCTACAGAGGAGACGTTCGGACCGGTTTCTCCCGTGATTCGCGTCGACGACTACAAGGAAGCTATCGAAGTCGCCAATCGTTCACCGTACGGTCTCCAAGCCGCAATCTTCACCGATTCGCTTGAACGCGCTCACGATGCCGCGAACCGTCTGAAGGCGGGCGGTGTGTTCGTCAATGAAACCAACAATTATTGGGAGCGGTTGCTTCCGTTCGGCGGGTATGGAAATAGCGGCTCCGGTGGTCGGTATGGGAGCAAGTGGCACCTCGAATCGATGACGCAAACGAAGGCGGTTATGATGAACTACAAGGATTACTAACATGAATGTCGTAACACTCGGCGGCTGTGGTGCAATGGGACGGGCGACGTCCTACGAGCTCGCAGGGAGAACAGACACCGAACTGACGATCGCAGACGCGGATATCGACACTGCAAGGGAACTCGCTGCGGACCTTCCTGGAGAAGTCGAGACCGAGAAAGTCGATGTGACTAATCACGACCACCTCGTCGGCGTGCTGACCGAGGCGGATGTCGTCGCGAATGCGCTTCCGTATGCGTTCAACATCGACGTGATGGAAGCGTGTTTAGAAGCGGACGCACATTATCTTGACCTCGGTGGACTCTATCATAAAACTCAGGAGCAACTCGAACTCGACGAGGCATTCGATGAAGCGGAGCTCACTGCAGTTCTCGGTATTGGCGCCAGCCCAGGATTAACGAACGTCGCGGCTGCGATGGGTGCAAGTCATCTCGACCAGGTCGATGAGGTTCATATCCGAACTGGTGCGAAGGGTGGTGGTGAAGGATTCGCATATTCCGCAAAGACGATCTTGGACGAGCTCACAATGAATCCGGTCGTCTTCGAAGATGGAGAATTCGTGGAACTCGAACCACTCTCGGGGCGGGAGACCTATACCATGCCGGACCCCATCGGCGAAGTCGAAGGATTTCACAGTATCCACTCCGAGTTAGCGACGATGCCCTACACATTCGACGGCGTCGAGACCGTCGATTTCCGCGTCGCGTTCTCTCCCGACTTAGTAAACATCTGTGACGTGCTCATCGGACTGAATCTCACCAGCGAGAAGGAAGTCGAATTCAAGAATGCAACGTTCACCCCTCGCGAATTCCTCGATTGGCATCTCGACCAACAACCGAAACCCGGCGCAGTCGAAGAGTGGAAATCGTTCCGAGTAGATGTCACTGGCAAAGAAGACGGTGAAGATGCTCAGTATCAGTATTCTGTGGTCGTAGAGTCACGTCTCGACGATTGGGGACTAAAAGCCACCGCAGTGTGGACCGGTGTACCGATGGGTATCGCAGCAGAGCTAGTTGGCCGTGGCGAAGCACTCCAAACCGGTGCAAAGCCACCCGAACAAGTACTAGACCCCAAGCAGTTCATCGACGAGCTGCAAGAGCGTGATATCGTCATCACCGAGAACAAAATAATGTGAGCAGACGGCTAATCACATCACGGTAAACCCGTTAGTCCACATCGTAACCCTGAGTTGCAGTTCGTTGCCCCGACATTCTTCGAAGGAACGCTGTGAGTTGATTGCGTTCGTCCCCGTTTCGGTCGTTGACGTGTCCATACCGGAGAGAACGTGCGCAGCAGTAATGATTCTCTGCTCGAATACGTTCTAACCAACGCTCAATGATCGAGAAAGATGGTGCTGCGAACCGTTAGTATAGATGACGAATCGAGCGTTTCAGGACTGCCGCGCAGTTACCGAGCGGCTGAACTCGACGCCCGGCCGAGAAAGTACACCGCGATTGCCCCGAACAGCAGATCGAGGGCGACGAGCACGACGAGCGACTGACCGATGATGCCCCACGTCCATCCGGAGAGCATGATCGCTCGGGCGGCGTCTACCCCATAGGTAACAGGGTTCATCGAACTCACGACCTGAAGCCAACCGGGCAGTGCGTCGACCGGGACGAACGCGGTACTCGCGAACAACAGTGGGAACTGAATGAGGTTCGTTGCGATGCCCGTCACTGAGACGTCGCCAGTCACGATACCCAGGACGTTCGAAAACGCCATGAACCACACCGAGAACACGAGCGCCACGACGAGGATGCCGACGACACCGAGCAGGCCGGTCGTCACCGATGTGCCTAAGACGTACCCGAGTCCCAGCATGATCAGCGTCGGCACCAGGATCAACAGGAGATCTGAGAGGACCTTGCCAGTGAAGACGGCCGTGCGGCTCATCGGCGACGCGAGCGTTTTCTCGAACATTCCAGACTCGATATCTTGGACGAATCCCGTCCCGGAACCAGCCGCTGTGATAAGCGCGACTTGGATAACAATCGCCGGGACGAGGTACGCGAGATAGTCGCCGCCCGGCACAGCCCGCCCCGCGAGTTTCCCGAACACTTGGCTGAACAGCACGAGGAAGATTATCGGCTGCACTAATGCGAAGACGAGCACGAACGGTTCGCGCACCTTCTTCAAATTCCAGCGCAGGAAGTTCGTCCAGACATCACCGAGAAAGTTGTTGCCGCTCGTTTTCTCTGGGCGTCGTTGGTATTCTCTCTTGGGCTGTTTGGTCGTGGTTGTAGTAGTGGTCATTCTCGTGCCTCCATTTGGTACCCGTTCGGTTGGATTTCCCTGTCCGCAGCGTCGTTTTTCGACTCGCCTGCCAGTGTCAGGAAGACATCGTCGAGCGTCGGTGACCGGATATTGAATCCCGTGATAGTCACGCCTGCC is part of the Haladaptatus sp. R4 genome and encodes:
- a CDS encoding ABC transporter ATP-binding protein, with product MTEYDVRLDGITKRFDDVVAVNDVSLDIESGKFLTLLGPSGCGKTTLLRCIDGFETPTKGDVYIRGQRVNGIPPFERDTSMVFQSYALFPHMTVGENVAFGLEMQGLPSGETRSTDGGSTSNSSLSTSFKRLLKRTGSEEVDARVAEALELVELPEYQDRKISELSGGQQQRVALARALVTQPTVLLLDEPLGALDLKLRKNMQVELKNLQEELDTTFVYVTHDQEEALTMSDEIAVMNDGHLEQLGSATEIYEEPETEFVADFIGETNLIRGSYEETANGAVIERNGLSFRVPRNPDAEGTVSFAVRPEKIRLGTDARELDNSFEGKVNEEIYKGNLGKFVVELSNGQELTMDMQITDRSEYLSTGETVTVGWSADNAVVLTR
- a CDS encoding aldehyde dehydrogenase; its protein translation is MRQLYIDGEWVDAASNEGIDVDSPVTGEVIDTVPSASVQDVRTAVDAARRAERELEEMTAFERAAVLDEVTDYFEAHEDEIAELITREEGKPLHESYEETEYVIESSDDYGHDAIRLFGDVVPSEFRGRFAYTQREPYGPCAVISPWNFPLEVPGGSIYSAIATANPVVFKPAEETPLTAYHIAEAFDQSSLPNGAFNLITGAGETGAELVGHQDIRLIAFTGSTEVGQQIAKTAAERNAQCLLEMGGKDPILVLDDADVDHAAESIVVGSNWNAGQVCCGTERIITTEGVHDALVEAVVEKTEALTLGDPFEEGTDMGPMVSERIQQKVKDHVDSAVHQGAQLLAGGDTDGLFYTPTVLDDVTEEMDIATEETFGPVSPVIRVDDYKEAIEVANRSPYGLQAAIFTDSLERAHDAANRLKAGGVFVNETNNYWERLLPFGGYGNSGSGGRYGSKWHLESMTQTKAVMMNYKDY
- a CDS encoding saccharopine dehydrogenase family protein; amino-acid sequence: MNVVTLGGCGAMGRATSYELAGRTDTELTIADADIDTARELAADLPGEVETEKVDVTNHDHLVGVLTEADVVANALPYAFNIDVMEACLEADAHYLDLGGLYHKTQEQLELDEAFDEAELTAVLGIGASPGLTNVAAAMGASHLDQVDEVHIRTGAKGGGEGFAYSAKTILDELTMNPVVFEDGEFVELEPLSGRETYTMPDPIGEVEGFHSIHSELATMPYTFDGVETVDFRVAFSPDLVNICDVLIGLNLTSEKEVEFKNATFTPREFLDWHLDQQPKPGAVEEWKSFRVDVTGKEDGEDAQYQYSVVVESRLDDWGLKATAVWTGVPMGIAAELVGRGEALQTGAKPPEQVLDPKQFIDELQERDIVITENKIM
- a CDS encoding ABC transporter permease, which encodes MTTTTTTTKQPKREYQRRPEKTSGNNFLGDVWTNFLRWNLKKVREPFVLVFALVQPIIFLVLFSQVFGKLAGRAVPGGDYLAYLVPAIVIQVALITAAGSGTGFVQDIESGMFEKTLASPMSRTAVFTGKVLSDLLLILVPTLIMLGLGYVLGTSVTTGLLGVVGILVVALVFSVWFMAFSNVLGIVTGDVSVTGIATNLIQFPLLFASTAFVPVDALPGWLQVVSSMNPVTYGVDAARAIMLSGWTWGIIGQSLVVLVALDLLFGAIAVYFLGRASSSAAR